A genomic segment from Propionibacteriaceae bacterium ZF39 encodes:
- a CDS encoding glutamate--cysteine ligase: MGKEVSSAEYTREQRRDFRTRVRRGLDVFELMLSHHHFEAGRPMTGLEIELNLIDADGNPSFHNADVLQAIADPDYQTELARYNIELNSPPRTLGGESALQREEELRASLNRAEERAAAKGSHICCIGILPTLRSGHFGEDWISEERRYTALNDSIFIARGEDIEIDIEGPTERLQMWADTIAPESACTSVQLHLQVSPGEFAPYWNAAQAISGPQIAVGANSPFLFGKRLWAETRIVLFKQATDTRPVELRNQGVRPRVFFGERWANSVFDLFEENTRYFPSLLAEVSDEDPFAVLESGRAPELPEMCLHNGTIYRWNRPIYDVVDGKPHLRVENRVLPAGPTMIDTMANAAFYYGLVRSLATSDRPVWSRLSFPTAFENFAHCAKHGLEADVYWPGFGELSVDELILRHLLPLAADGLASWGVAQSVIDRYLPIIEQRCLTGLNGAAWQVQAVERFEAAGASRDEALHRMLQLYVEGMHGNEPVHTWALP; this comes from the coding sequence TTGGGCAAGGAAGTCAGCAGCGCGGAATACACGCGTGAACAGCGGCGCGATTTTCGCACCAGGGTCCGACGTGGGCTGGATGTGTTCGAGCTGATGCTGTCCCATCACCACTTCGAGGCCGGCCGCCCGATGACCGGGCTCGAGATCGAGCTCAACCTGATCGATGCCGACGGCAACCCGAGCTTTCACAACGCCGACGTGTTGCAGGCCATCGCCGACCCGGACTATCAGACGGAGCTCGCGCGCTACAACATCGAGCTCAACTCTCCGCCGCGCACGCTCGGCGGAGAATCGGCCCTCCAGCGCGAGGAAGAACTCCGCGCCTCCCTCAACCGTGCCGAGGAGCGCGCGGCGGCCAAGGGCTCCCACATCTGCTGCATCGGCATCCTGCCCACCCTGAGGTCCGGGCATTTCGGGGAGGACTGGATCTCGGAGGAGCGCCGCTACACCGCCCTCAACGACTCCATCTTCATCGCCCGCGGCGAGGACATCGAGATCGACATCGAAGGCCCGACGGAACGCCTGCAGATGTGGGCCGACACGATCGCGCCAGAGTCGGCCTGCACCTCGGTGCAGCTCCACCTCCAGGTGTCCCCGGGCGAGTTCGCCCCCTACTGGAACGCCGCGCAGGCGATCTCAGGCCCTCAGATCGCGGTCGGCGCCAACTCGCCGTTCCTGTTCGGGAAGCGGCTCTGGGCGGAGACCCGGATCGTGCTGTTCAAGCAGGCGACCGATACGCGTCCGGTCGAACTGCGCAATCAGGGCGTACGCCCTCGTGTCTTCTTCGGCGAGCGCTGGGCCAACTCGGTGTTCGACCTGTTCGAGGAGAACACCCGCTATTTCCCCAGCCTGCTGGCCGAGGTGAGCGACGAGGATCCGTTCGCGGTGCTGGAATCGGGCCGCGCGCCCGAGCTGCCCGAGATGTGTCTCCACAACGGCACGATCTATCGCTGGAATCGCCCGATCTATGACGTCGTCGACGGCAAGCCCCACCTGCGCGTCGAGAACCGGGTCCTGCCCGCCGGCCCGACGATGATCGACACGATGGCGAATGCGGCGTTCTACTACGGTCTCGTCCGCTCCCTCGCGACGAGCGATCGGCCGGTCTGGTCGCGGCTGAGCTTCCCGACCGCCTTCGAGAACTTCGCCCACTGTGCGAAGCACGGGCTTGAGGCCGACGTCTATTGGCCGGGCTTCGGCGAGCTCAGCGTCGACGAGCTGATCCTGCGCCACCTGCTTCCGCTCGCGGCCGACGGCCTGGCGAGCTGGGGCGTGGCCCAGTCGGTCATCGATCGCTATCTGCCCATCATCGAGCAGCGGTGCCTGACCGGGCTCAACGGCGCGGCGTGGCAGGTGCAGGCCGTCGAACGCTTCGAGGCCGCGGGAGCGTCCCGCGATGAGGCTCTCCACCGGATGCTCCAGCTCTATGTTGAGGGCATGCACGGGAACGAGCCCGTGCACACGTGGGCGCTGCCGTGA
- a CDS encoding replication-associated recombination protein A, which yields MSDEVDLFGNPVPGTPTAASATPGGSLSHTDHAGAPLAVRLRPRTIDEIVGQQHLLAPGSPLRRLAAGTAAMSVFLWGPPGVGKTTIAAVVSQSTDARFVEISAVTAGVKEVRGVLDQARRDLAKGTRTVLFVDEVHRFSKSQQDVLLPAVENRIVTLIAATTENPSFSVISPLLSRSLLLTLQPLSTDDIDTLIDRALSDERGVRTSAGDTFALDDEARDALRRMSGGDARRVLTYLEEAAAGADAQGSATIDLAAIERAVDRAAVRYDADGDQHYDVVSAFIKSMRGSDVDASLHYLARMVEAGEDPRFIARRLVILASEDIGMADSTVLQTCVAAAQAVQLIGMPEARINLAHAVVACAMAPKSNAAYMGLNKAVADIKAGHIGQVPLHLRDAHYPGAKALGHGKGYQYAHDADHGVAAQQYLPDELVDARYYEPTGHGAEAALQQRLTAIRRLLGKDR from the coding sequence GTGAGCGATGAGGTCGACCTGTTCGGCAATCCCGTTCCGGGTACGCCGACCGCGGCGTCCGCCACGCCCGGCGGGAGCCTGAGCCATACCGATCATGCGGGTGCGCCCCTGGCCGTACGCCTGCGCCCACGCACCATCGACGAGATCGTGGGCCAGCAACATCTCCTCGCACCCGGCTCTCCACTGCGCCGGCTCGCCGCCGGAACCGCGGCCATGTCGGTGTTCCTGTGGGGTCCACCCGGGGTCGGCAAGACCACGATCGCGGCCGTGGTCTCCCAGTCGACCGATGCGCGGTTCGTGGAGATCTCGGCGGTGACAGCCGGGGTCAAGGAGGTCAGGGGCGTACTCGATCAGGCCCGCCGCGACCTCGCCAAAGGCACCCGGACGGTCCTGTTCGTCGACGAGGTCCACCGCTTCTCCAAGTCGCAGCAGGACGTCCTCCTCCCCGCGGTCGAGAACCGCATCGTCACGCTCATCGCCGCCACCACCGAGAACCCCAGCTTCTCGGTCATCTCGCCGCTGCTCTCGCGGTCGCTGCTGCTGACCCTGCAGCCGCTGTCCACCGACGACATCGACACCTTGATCGATCGGGCGTTGTCCGACGAGCGGGGCGTACGCACCAGCGCCGGCGACACCTTCGCCCTCGACGACGAAGCCCGCGATGCCCTCCGCCGCATGTCGGGCGGCGACGCCCGCCGCGTACTCACCTATCTCGAGGAAGCCGCCGCCGGAGCGGATGCGCAGGGGTCGGCGACGATCGACCTGGCGGCGATCGAGCGGGCGGTCGATCGCGCGGCCGTGCGCTATGACGCCGACGGCGACCAGCACTACGACGTGGTCAGCGCGTTCATCAAGTCGATGCGCGGGTCGGACGTCGATGCGTCGCTGCACTATCTGGCCCGCATGGTCGAGGCCGGAGAGGATCCGCGATTCATCGCCCGGCGACTGGTGATCCTGGCGTCGGAGGACATCGGGATGGCCGACTCCACTGTGCTCCAGACCTGTGTCGCCGCGGCCCAGGCCGTGCAGCTCATCGGTATGCCCGAGGCCCGCATCAACCTCGCCCACGCCGTCGTGGCCTGTGCGATGGCCCCAAAGTCCAATGCGGCGTACATGGGCCTCAACAAAGCTGTTGCCGACATCAAGGCCGGCCACATCGGTCAGGTCCCGCTCCATCTGCGCGACGCGCACTATCCGGGAGCCAAGGCGCTGGGCCACGGCAAGGGTTATCAGTACGCCCACGACGCCGACCACGGTGTCGCCGCCCAGCAATATCTGCCGGATGAGCTGGTCGACGCGCGCTACTACGAGCCGACCGGGCACGGCGCCGAAGCCGCGCTTCAGCAGCGGCTCACCGCGATCCGGCGTCTGCTCGGCAAGGACCGCTGA